Proteins encoded within one genomic window of Alteribacter populi:
- a CDS encoding sensor histidine kinase gives MWERLSKWNTLRNQIFVIFVFVMAIVLFFAGGLAYNTVSTLLKTNAERQIQQTAVQASSRMEALYEHVDLMTTQVATNSFVQQLLLEDLEGESASFDQRQAIMQIVNSYVAYSNGIDSFEIYLPNYARLFPLNEADLPQRVNVKSIEQARQENGRFVWVGRDPSNPDFFLGLKQINLVDRWFSPGGYLIVRVRDTYLEFDEPSEEDEYMILVDEQANTMTSNYEGDVEELLNGEEQTVTIENTDYMLVKHTSDITGWQTVILTPINTVTEDVSVLRTTLLFSAAAGFGVFFLFSFLLSTVITRPILKLTKAMRYGKLGALKPSKEISPTVEINELIETYNQMVETMNHLMQAVYEKEIIRSRSELKALQAQINPHFLFNTLEALYWSLDEKGEDELADNVLAMSDLFRYTISSPQQADWVNIKDEFDHIERYMQLMKMRFEDRLAWKVSLTPGYETVKIPKLLIQPIVENAILHGIGNKDGEGFVEIEAIPTDDLSKLVMTIKDNGPGITQSKINDILNALESERVPSEEGNGMAIPNVNKRLRLYYNDANIRELSITSEVGKGTVVTLEIPMNGGFV, from the coding sequence GTGTGGGAGCGATTGAGTAAATGGAATACATTACGGAATCAGATTTTCGTTATTTTTGTGTTTGTGATGGCGATTGTGTTGTTTTTTGCAGGGGGACTTGCGTATAACACGGTTTCCACTTTACTAAAAACCAATGCGGAAAGGCAAATTCAGCAGACGGCAGTACAAGCGAGTAGTAGAATGGAAGCGCTTTATGAGCATGTTGATTTGATGACTACCCAAGTAGCAACCAATTCGTTCGTACAGCAACTGCTATTAGAAGATTTAGAAGGGGAATCTGCTAGTTTTGATCAAAGACAAGCGATTATGCAAATCGTAAACTCGTACGTCGCTTATTCTAATGGCATTGATTCATTTGAAATTTATTTGCCAAATTACGCGCGGCTGTTTCCGTTAAATGAAGCGGATTTACCTCAAAGGGTAAATGTGAAGTCGATTGAACAAGCAAGACAAGAAAATGGCAGATTTGTTTGGGTGGGACGCGACCCGAGTAATCCTGATTTTTTCCTCGGTTTAAAACAGATTAATTTAGTTGACCGTTGGTTTTCTCCGGGAGGATATTTGATTGTACGTGTGAGGGATACATACCTTGAGTTTGATGAGCCGTCAGAAGAAGATGAATATATGATTTTAGTCGACGAACAAGCAAATACGATGACGTCAAATTACGAGGGGGACGTTGAGGAGCTTTTAAACGGAGAGGAACAAACCGTCACCATTGAAAACACGGATTATATGTTAGTGAAACATACATCTGACATCACCGGATGGCAAACGGTCATTTTAACACCGATTAATACGGTGACAGAGGATGTCTCTGTTCTTAGAACAACACTGTTATTTTCAGCGGCTGCGGGGTTTGGCGTGTTTTTTTTGTTTTCCTTTCTCCTTTCAACAGTGATTACACGTCCGATATTGAAGTTGACGAAAGCGATGCGTTACGGAAAGTTAGGGGCCTTAAAGCCAAGTAAGGAAATTTCACCGACCGTCGAAATTAACGAATTAATTGAAACGTACAACCAAATGGTCGAAACGATGAACCACCTTATGCAGGCTGTATATGAAAAAGAAATCATTCGAAGCCGGAGCGAACTTAAAGCCTTGCAAGCGCAAATCAACCCTCATTTTCTTTTCAATACGTTAGAGGCGCTGTATTGGTCGCTTGATGAAAAAGGGGAAGATGAGCTTGCAGATAATGTTCTTGCAATGTCGGATCTGTTTCGGTATACGATTAGCAGCCCACAACAAGCTGACTGGGTGAATATAAAAGATGAATTTGATCATATTGAGCGTTACATGCAATTAATGAAAATGAGATTTGAAGACCGATTAGCTTGGAAGGTTTCGCTAACTCCTGGTTATGAAACAGTGAAAATCCCTAAACTACTTATTCAACCGATCGTTGAAAATGCGATTCTACATGGAATTGGGAATAAAGACGGGGAAGGGTTCGTTGAAATTGAGGCCATTCCAACAGACGATTTATCAAAATTGGTGATGACAATAAAAGACAACGGTCCAGGGATTACCCAATCGAAAATAAATGACATATTAAATGCGTTGGAAAGCGAGCGTGTACCTTCTGAGGAAGGCAATGGAATGGCGATTCCGAATGTCAATAAGCGACTGCGGCTTTATTATAACGACGCGAATATCCGAGAACTTTCAATTACAAGCGAAGTGGGCAAAGGAACGGTTGTGACTCTGGAAATACCAATGAACGGAGGCTTTGTATGA
- a CDS encoding YesL family protein → MQGNAFAGGLYKTSEWIMRLAYLNLLWILFSVLGIVVLGFFPATVAMFAIVRKWIKDDEDLPVFTEFLSNYKTEFFRSNLLGLVIIAIGVLLFFDFQLLSHYSGDFIQILFYPLLSIAIILLLTLLYLFPAYVHYEVNLFQLVKNSLILMILKPISTILMLITTVSWFLIFSWIPALAFFFGGSLLSYLLMQISYAAFMKVGEARG, encoded by the coding sequence ATGCAAGGGAATGCATTTGCAGGAGGGTTATATAAAACATCAGAGTGGATCATGAGGCTCGCTTACTTAAACTTATTGTGGATATTGTTTTCTGTTTTAGGGATTGTCGTACTTGGCTTTTTCCCAGCAACTGTAGCGATGTTTGCTATTGTACGAAAATGGATAAAAGATGATGAGGATCTCCCTGTTTTCACGGAATTTCTCTCTAACTATAAAACTGAATTTTTCAGAAGTAACTTACTAGGATTAGTTATTATTGCTATAGGGGTACTTCTCTTTTTCGACTTTCAACTACTAAGTCATTACTCCGGAGACTTTATCCAAATCCTTTTTTATCCTTTGCTATCGATCGCAATCATTTTATTGCTCACTTTGCTTTATCTGTTTCCGGCCTATGTACACTATGAGGTCAACCTTTTTCAATTAGTCAAAAATTCATTGATCCTGATGATTTTAAAGCCGATTTCGACTATTTTAATGCTGATCACCACTGTCTCCTGGTTTTTAATCTTCAGTTGGATTCCAGCGCTAGCTTTTTTCTTCGGTGGAAGCTTGCTTTCGTATCTCCTAATGCAAATCAGCTATGCTGCGTTCATGAAAGTAGGGGAGGCGCGGGGCTAG
- the ppc gene encoding phosphoenolpyruvate carboxylase: MLDMADNSTLLRNDVKKLGSILGEVLIQHGGSELFNKVEQIRETAKELRKSGDADFYNKLKEEIGRLDSPTRQHVIRAFSTYFHLINIAEQNHRIRRSRQYQLQDDGALQPFSIESAVASIKESNFSNEEIQHVLDDLSIELIMTAHPTEATKRTVLEIQKRISTIIQKFDNPTLTKKERRKLDESLVNEVTALWQTDELRQVKPTVLDEVKNGLYYFDQTLFSVLPAIHQELEDQLDDYFPNHEWKVPNFLHFGSWIGGDRDGNPYVTPEVTWETLKLQRQLALKKYDEAMVELMRRFSQSTTYVPVSEQLRNSVEQDERTYMRKGETWKIESELYRRKFAVMLKRLRQADKSKGGYQKSEELLADLRIVKESAEQHTQPDHKLKKLEKLIRQVELFGFHLATLDIRNHSGEHETAITEILQMVGIADDYRALSEEEKIKTLERVLRDPRPLMLLHEDYSEETQEIFSVFQMIKKAHDTFGRRSIEVYLVSMTQSASDLLEVLVLAKEAGIYRLHPNGEVESGLHVAPLLETVNDLIAGPHIMKTLFEMDVYRNHIEKRGNHQEIMLGYSDGSKDGGTLTANWKLFKAQQEIHDMAKAFDIRLKFFHGRGGSLGRGGGPLNRSILSQPAKTLGDGVKITEQGEVLSSRYMLGDIAFRNLEQAASALLEASAKASHNADPVEKDWEEAMEEISGYSLEKYQSLVFGDEDFLTYFKQATPLKEIKELNIGSRPTSRKGSERFEDLRAIPWVFAWTQCRQMLPAWYASGTGLTAFVSKSEENLEMLQKMYVSWPFFQATINNLQMALMKADLQTAKEYVDLVEDQAVGERIFKDITDEYKRTREILLRISGDEELLDHTPNIQESVHRRNPYVDPLNFLQVDLIHKMRESDEQSEEMLTEVLLTISGVAAGLVNTG; this comes from the coding sequence ATGCTAGATATGGCAGATAATAGCACCCTTTTACGGAATGATGTGAAAAAGCTAGGAAGCATTTTAGGTGAGGTTCTCATTCAACATGGTGGGAGCGAACTATTTAACAAAGTGGAACAAATAAGAGAGACTGCAAAAGAGCTGCGAAAAAGTGGCGATGCGGATTTCTATAATAAACTAAAAGAAGAGATAGGAAGACTTGATTCTCCAACACGACAGCATGTGATCCGTGCGTTTTCGACCTATTTTCACCTGATTAACATAGCAGAACAAAACCATCGGATTCGTCGTTCTCGTCAATACCAGTTGCAAGATGACGGGGCCTTACAGCCGTTTTCAATTGAAAGTGCAGTGGCATCGATTAAGGAAAGCAACTTCTCAAATGAAGAAATTCAGCACGTTTTAGACGATTTATCAATTGAATTAATTATGACGGCTCACCCAACAGAAGCAACGAAACGGACGGTTCTTGAAATCCAGAAGCGGATTTCAACGATTATTCAAAAGTTTGACAACCCAACACTGACGAAAAAAGAACGCAGAAAACTAGATGAGAGTCTCGTAAACGAAGTCACGGCTTTGTGGCAGACCGATGAGCTGCGACAAGTAAAGCCGACGGTATTAGACGAAGTGAAAAACGGACTTTATTATTTTGATCAAACGTTATTCAGTGTGTTACCGGCGATTCACCAAGAATTAGAGGATCAGCTTGATGATTATTTTCCGAATCACGAATGGAAGGTGCCTAACTTCTTGCATTTCGGATCGTGGATTGGCGGGGATCGTGACGGAAACCCCTATGTGACTCCTGAAGTGACGTGGGAAACTCTCAAACTACAGCGACAACTCGCTCTGAAAAAATATGACGAGGCGATGGTAGAGTTGATGAGGCGCTTTAGCCAATCAACGACCTACGTTCCTGTAAGTGAACAATTGAGAAATTCCGTTGAACAAGATGAGCGAACATATATGAGAAAAGGCGAGACGTGGAAAATTGAATCGGAACTATATCGCCGCAAGTTTGCGGTCATGCTCAAGCGTTTACGCCAGGCAGATAAATCAAAAGGCGGCTATCAAAAATCGGAAGAATTACTCGCTGATTTAAGGATTGTCAAAGAAAGTGCAGAACAACATACGCAACCAGACCACAAGCTGAAAAAATTAGAGAAGTTAATTCGCCAAGTAGAGCTGTTTGGTTTTCACCTTGCAACTCTGGATATTCGAAATCATAGTGGCGAGCATGAAACAGCAATCACTGAAATTTTACAGATGGTCGGAATCGCTGACGATTACCGTGCGTTATCTGAAGAAGAAAAGATCAAAACATTAGAGCGTGTGCTTCGTGACCCGCGGCCGCTAATGCTTTTACATGAAGATTATTCAGAGGAAACGCAAGAGATTTTTAGCGTTTTTCAAATGATCAAAAAAGCACACGATACTTTCGGGAGGCGTTCGATTGAAGTATATCTTGTCAGTATGACGCAGTCGGCGAGTGACTTGCTTGAAGTACTCGTTCTTGCAAAAGAGGCAGGGATTTATCGTCTCCATCCAAATGGGGAAGTGGAAAGCGGTCTTCACGTGGCGCCTTTACTTGAGACGGTCAATGATCTCATCGCTGGACCTCACATTATGAAAACTTTATTTGAGATGGACGTGTACCGCAACCACATCGAGAAGCGAGGAAATCACCAGGAGATAATGCTCGGGTATTCCGATGGCAGTAAAGACGGCGGCACATTAACCGCAAATTGGAAGCTATTCAAAGCTCAGCAGGAAATTCACGATATGGCAAAAGCATTTGACATTCGACTGAAATTTTTCCATGGGCGAGGAGGCTCTCTTGGTCGCGGCGGTGGGCCGTTAAATCGCAGTATTTTATCGCAACCAGCAAAAACGCTAGGAGATGGAGTAAAAATAACTGAGCAAGGAGAAGTGCTGTCGTCACGCTATATGCTTGGCGATATTGCATTCCGTAACCTTGAGCAAGCTGCATCTGCGTTGTTGGAAGCCTCAGCAAAAGCGTCTCATAATGCGGATCCCGTTGAAAAAGACTGGGAAGAAGCAATGGAAGAAATTTCGGGCTATTCGTTGGAAAAATATCAGTCTCTTGTCTTTGGGGATGAGGATTTCTTAACTTATTTCAAGCAGGCGACACCTTTAAAAGAAATTAAGGAATTGAATATTGGTTCGCGACCGACGAGTCGAAAAGGGAGCGAGCGCTTTGAAGATTTACGTGCCATTCCTTGGGTGTTTGCTTGGACACAATGCCGGCAAATGCTACCTGCATGGTACGCATCGGGAACAGGTTTAACCGCGTTTGTTTCTAAAAGCGAAGAGAACTTAGAAATGCTGCAAAAAATGTATGTATCGTGGCCATTTTTCCAAGCAACAATTAATAATTTACAAATGGCATTAATGAAAGCGGACCTACAGACTGCAAAGGAATATGTCGATTTAGTCGAGGATCAAGCAGTGGGCGAACGGATTTTCAAGGACATTACCGATGAGTATAAACGCACGCGTGAAATTTTGCTGCGCATTTCGGGTGATGAGGAGCTACTCGATCACACACCGAATATTCAAGAATCGGTCCACAGACGTAATCCATACGTCGACCCACTTAACTTCTTACAAGTTGATTTGATTCATAAAATGCGAGAATCAGATGAACAGTCAGAAGAGATGTTAACAGAAGTATTGCTGACAATTAGTGGCGTTGCTGCTGGGTTAGTGAATACGGGATAA
- a CDS encoding DUF4190 domain-containing protein produces the protein MEDNMKKEIEIVEPKVNGKAIASLVIGIVSLVIPYIGLITGIIGIVLANSAFKVIKNEQQSGRALAIAGLVCSIIATALYGLIILFLIIGFILISVN, from the coding sequence TTGGAAGATAATATGAAAAAAGAAATTGAAATTGTTGAACCTAAAGTAAATGGAAAGGCTATTGCCTCTCTTGTTATAGGAATTGTTTCACTGGTCATTCCTTACATCGGATTAATAACCGGGATAATTGGAATTGTATTAGCAAACAGCGCTTTCAAAGTTATTAAAAATGAACAACAAAGCGGAAGAGCTCTAGCTATTGCAGGTCTTGTTTGTAGTATTATTGCTACTGCTCTTTACGGGTTAATTATTTTATTTTTAATAATTGGCTTTATTTTAATCTCCGTGAATTAA
- a CDS encoding LacI family DNA-binding transcriptional regulator, protein MATIKDIADKAGVSIATVSRVLNYDKTLSVGDDTKKRIFEVAEDLSYYKHKKRKASSKKIAILHWYTEKEELDDLYYMSIRLGIEERCQEHEVELVKFFYDDLGKMKRNGIEGIIAVGKFSPGQIEQMKQVSSNIVFADFSPEQEDYDSVAIDFEKATRKVLSYLETHGHTEIGYIGGRETFRDEFGVLEDPREQTFRSYMQAKDRLNEDWIYIRHFSVNDGYDLMKKAIEEHGDNLPTAFFVGNDAMAIGCLRALHEAEIKVPERVNIIGVNDISLSKYVFPPLSTVKVFTDLMGQTAVDLLLEKLTEHRTITKKVTLSTELTIRQSSF, encoded by the coding sequence ATGGCAACAATTAAAGATATTGCAGACAAAGCAGGCGTATCCATCGCAACCGTCTCTAGAGTTCTCAACTACGACAAGACGTTATCTGTAGGAGATGACACGAAAAAAAGAATATTTGAGGTAGCAGAAGACCTTTCCTACTATAAACATAAAAAAAGAAAAGCGTCTTCTAAAAAAATTGCCATCCTTCATTGGTATACAGAAAAAGAGGAGCTTGACGACCTCTACTACATGTCGATCCGTTTAGGCATAGAAGAGCGCTGCCAGGAACACGAAGTTGAACTCGTTAAATTCTTCTATGACGATCTCGGCAAAATGAAGAGGAACGGAATCGAAGGGATTATAGCTGTTGGGAAATTTAGCCCTGGACAAATTGAACAAATGAAACAGGTATCATCGAACATCGTTTTCGCAGACTTCAGTCCAGAGCAAGAAGACTACGACTCTGTAGCGATCGATTTTGAAAAAGCGACCCGGAAAGTGTTATCCTACCTCGAAACGCACGGCCACACCGAGATCGGATACATCGGCGGACGCGAAACGTTTAGAGACGAGTTCGGGGTGTTGGAAGACCCACGTGAACAAACGTTTAGGTCTTACATGCAGGCAAAGGACAGGCTAAATGAAGACTGGATTTACATACGTCATTTTTCAGTGAATGACGGCTATGACCTGATGAAAAAGGCGATAGAAGAGCACGGTGACAACCTCCCTACAGCCTTCTTCGTGGGAAACGACGCTATGGCGATTGGCTGCTTAAGGGCATTGCACGAAGCGGAAATCAAAGTACCCGAACGCGTCAACATCATCGGAGTAAACGACATCAGCCTGTCAAAATACGTATTCCCTCCTTTAAGTACGGTAAAAGTATTCACCGACCTAATGGGACAAACCGCCGTCGACCTCCTACTCGAAAAATTAACCGAACACCGAACCATAACAAAAAAAGTCACCCTATCCACAGAACTAACCATCAGGCAAAGCAGCTTTTAG
- a CDS encoding aldose epimerase family protein, whose product MTKRNFQEKVADFNGESIFAFTIENANGIKVTALNYGCTITEILTPDQHGETANIVLRYDHTYDYVENPYYLGSVVGRLAGRTRSASFELNGKRYELPQNENQNHIHGGYKGFTKRVWKGRFIEKGMQFFYRSPDGEEGYPGNIDMTVTYELTDDNTLEMTYSGIPDEDTVLNVTNHTYFNLRGDAETPITGCELAIDSDRYVELDDEFLPTGNVLPVTNSEGCFDFREGKTIRDGIACGDPQLTLVGGGFDHPFLLNQNQEYAVRLTDPVSGRQVEVATDKESVVLYTGNNLDGSFPKHAGLCLETQHVPDAIHHSQFTSPLVKKGEIYESKTVLKFSVNR is encoded by the coding sequence ATGACAAAACGTAATTTTCAAGAAAAAGTAGCCGATTTCAATGGTGAGAGTATCTTTGCTTTTACCATTGAAAATGCAAACGGAATAAAAGTGACAGCGTTAAATTACGGCTGTACGATCACGGAAATATTAACACCAGATCAACACGGCGAAACGGCAAATATCGTATTACGTTATGATCACACCTACGACTATGTTGAAAACCCCTATTATTTAGGGTCCGTAGTTGGACGCCTAGCCGGACGAACGCGCAGCGCTAGCTTTGAACTGAACGGCAAACGCTACGAACTGCCTCAAAATGAAAACCAAAACCATATCCATGGTGGTTATAAAGGCTTTACAAAAAGAGTCTGGAAAGGGCGGTTTATTGAAAAAGGTATGCAATTTTTTTACAGGAGCCCCGACGGAGAAGAGGGCTATCCGGGCAACATAGACATGACTGTCACATATGAGCTAACAGATGACAATACGTTAGAGATGACCTACTCAGGTATACCTGATGAAGATACCGTATTAAATGTAACGAACCATACGTATTTTAACTTGCGTGGTGACGCAGAAACGCCAATAACAGGCTGCGAGCTTGCGATTGACAGCGATCGTTATGTCGAGCTGGACGATGAATTTTTGCCAACAGGCAATGTTCTTCCTGTCACTAATAGTGAGGGGTGCTTTGATTTTAGAGAAGGAAAAACAATAAGGGACGGAATCGCGTGTGGCGATCCGCAATTAACCTTAGTTGGCGGCGGCTTTGATCACCCGTTTTTACTCAATCAAAATCAGGAATACGCGGTTCGGCTTACCGACCCCGTGTCAGGACGTCAAGTGGAGGTTGCGACAGACAAGGAATCGGTAGTCCTTTATACTGGAAACAATCTCGATGGATCTTTCCCCAAGCATGCGGGACTGTGCCTAGAGACCCAACATGTTCCAGATGCGATTCACCATTCGCAATTTACCTCCCCATTGGTTAAAAAAGGCGAGATCTACGAATCGAAGACAGTATTAAAATTTTCTGTAAACCGTTAA
- the galT gene encoding UDP-glucose--hexose-1-phosphate uridylyltransferase, with product MTINEKVQSLLNQAIDKELFDSQDEIYCRNRVLSLLQLDSFEFVKREGESVTIPDLLEDLAEDACARGIIDDVLDEKEIFATSLMDCLISKPSEINRTFYEKYDRDPQTATDYFYQLSQDSNYIQTKRIAKNIHNKVETDYGYLDITINLSKPEKDPKAIAKAKKAEGANYPKCLLCIENEGFQGRIGHPARANHRMIRMELEQEDWMLQYSPYVYYNEHCILLSTEHRDMKISEKTFARLLAFVEKVPHYFVGSNADIPIVGGSILSHDHYQGGNYKFAMAKAPEEHPFTLADYPNVTSAIVKWPMSVVRLRSENKEELVEASTHVLTRWKAYNDEESGIQSHFGEMPHNTVTPIARIRRGAFEIDIVLRNNRTNDEHPSGIFHPHEDVHHIKKENIGLIEVMGLAVLPPRLKDELEEIEDYLLRGEGAQVKEYHQPWAAGLRQRYEGMVTENNVSEIVNNEVGKKFVKVLEDAGVFKRTPEGRGAFKRFVHSL from the coding sequence ATGACCATCAATGAAAAGGTTCAATCTTTACTCAACCAAGCCATTGATAAGGAATTATTCGATTCTCAAGATGAGATTTACTGCCGGAACAGGGTCCTTTCTCTTTTACAGCTCGATTCCTTTGAATTTGTTAAAAGAGAGGGGGAGTCCGTAACGATTCCTGACCTTCTTGAAGATTTGGCTGAGGATGCGTGTGCTCGTGGTATCATTGATGATGTGCTTGATGAAAAAGAAATCTTCGCTACGTCGTTAATGGACTGCTTAATTTCAAAACCGTCAGAAATCAACCGGACTTTTTACGAAAAATACGATCGCGATCCACAAACGGCAACGGACTATTTTTATCAACTAAGTCAAGACAGTAACTACATTCAAACGAAGCGGATTGCCAAAAATATTCATAACAAAGTAGAAACCGACTACGGATATTTAGATATTACAATTAATTTATCCAAGCCAGAAAAAGATCCGAAAGCCATCGCAAAAGCGAAAAAAGCGGAAGGTGCGAATTACCCGAAATGCCTCCTTTGTATCGAAAACGAAGGATTTCAAGGTAGAATAGGTCATCCGGCCAGGGCGAACCATCGGATGATTCGCATGGAACTGGAACAGGAAGACTGGATGCTCCAATACTCACCGTATGTGTATTACAATGAGCATTGTATTCTCCTTTCCACTGAACACCGTGACATGAAAATAAGTGAGAAGACATTTGCGCGGTTACTCGCATTTGTGGAAAAAGTTCCGCATTATTTCGTAGGGTCAAATGCCGACATCCCGATCGTTGGTGGCTCGATTTTATCCCATGATCATTATCAAGGTGGAAACTATAAGTTCGCGATGGCCAAAGCGCCAGAAGAACACCCGTTTACTTTAGCTGATTATCCGAACGTAACGAGCGCCATCGTGAAATGGCCGATGTCTGTCGTTCGTTTGCGCTCGGAAAATAAGGAAGAGCTCGTTGAAGCGTCAACGCATGTATTAACTCGGTGGAAAGCGTACAATGATGAAGAATCAGGTATTCAAAGTCATTTTGGGGAAATGCCTCATAATACAGTGACACCAATTGCAAGAATACGGCGCGGCGCATTTGAAATCGACATCGTCCTTCGAAACAATCGCACGAATGACGAGCACCCGTCTGGCATATTTCACCCACACGAAGATGTGCACCATATTAAAAAAGAAAATATTGGACTCATCGAAGTGATGGGATTAGCCGTTTTACCCCCTCGTTTAAAAGACGAACTCGAAGAAATAGAGGATTATTTGCTTCGTGGTGAAGGTGCTCAAGTAAAAGAGTACCACCAGCCATGGGCAGCTGGGTTACGTCAACGTTATGAGGGAATGGTGACAGAGAACAACGTAAGTGAAATCGTAAATAACGAAGTAGGAAAAAAATTCGTAAAAGTGTTAGAAGACGCCGGGGTGTTTAAACGAACACCTGAAGGCAGAGGAGCATTCAAGAGGTTCGTTCATTCTCTTTAG
- the galE gene encoding UDP-glucose 4-epimerase GalE: MSILVLGGAGYIGSHAVYQLIDRGYHVIVIDNLQSGHRGAVHKNASFYEGDIRDKQWLNGVFSKENIEAVLHFAANSLVGESVEKPLTYFNNNVTGTEVLLEVMKDHRVKQVVFSSTAATYGEPENVPITEDMQTAPTNPYGETKLAMEKMMKWCDQAYGMKYVSLRYFNVAGARADGQIGEDHSPETHLIPVVLQTALNKREHIAIFGEDYDTPDGTCVRDYIHVEDLIDAHILALKYLSDGGESDVFNLGSSQGFSVREIVEAARVVTGHPIPVQIGERRKGDPSKLIASSDKAKQRLGWSPSRTSIHQIIEGAWHWHKNHPLGYND; the protein is encoded by the coding sequence ATGAGTATTTTAGTGTTAGGCGGCGCCGGTTATATCGGCTCTCATGCTGTTTACCAGCTGATCGACCGCGGGTATCACGTGATTGTCATTGATAACCTACAGTCTGGCCATCGCGGAGCCGTTCATAAGAATGCCTCTTTTTATGAAGGAGATATTCGTGACAAGCAGTGGCTAAACGGTGTGTTTAGTAAAGAAAACATTGAAGCGGTGCTCCATTTTGCGGCGAACTCGTTAGTAGGTGAATCTGTGGAAAAGCCACTCACGTATTTTAATAATAACGTAACAGGAACTGAAGTGTTGCTCGAAGTGATGAAAGACCATCGCGTTAAGCAGGTAGTGTTCTCGTCAACGGCGGCAACATACGGCGAGCCTGAAAATGTGCCGATTACAGAGGATATGCAAACAGCGCCAACCAACCCGTACGGTGAAACAAAACTGGCAATGGAAAAAATGATGAAGTGGTGTGATCAGGCTTACGGTATGAAATATGTTTCCTTGCGCTATTTTAACGTCGCGGGAGCTCGGGCTGACGGTCAAATTGGTGAAGACCACTCTCCGGAAACACATCTGATTCCCGTTGTTTTGCAAACGGCATTAAACAAACGAGAACATATTGCGATTTTCGGGGAAGATTATGACACACCAGATGGTACGTGTGTCCGCGACTACATTCACGTTGAAGATTTAATTGATGCCCACATCCTCGCACTCAAATACTTAAGTGACGGAGGCGAAAGTGACGTGTTCAATCTCGGAAGCAGCCAAGGCTTTTCTGTAAGGGAGATCGTTGAAGCAGCACGTGTAGTGACCGGTCACCCGATTCCTGTGCAAATCGGAGAAAGACGAAAGGGTGATCCGAGTAAACTCATAGCGTCTTCAGATAAAGCAAAACAGCGACTTGGTTGGTCCCCTTCACGCACGTCTATTCACCAGATCATTGAAGGTGCTTGGCATTGGCACAAAAATCATCCACTCGGATACAACGATTAA